From Magnetococcales bacterium:
GATGACACCGGACTGGGTCGGAGTGGGGAGGCCATGCTGGTCCAAAAAAGCGCCAAGGGTGAACTGCTCCGTTTGACACCCAGCCGATTTGGCCATTCCCTCGCCAAGACTCCCATGCATTCAGGCAGCGCCCTTGGCGCCATGATCGAGGCCGGGATGCTCGGGGGAGATCGCGAGGCTGGAGATGGCTTGGATGAGGATGGCCACCCAGTGCTTGTTTTTGTGCAACCTTTGGCCAAGGTCGATTGGAGCCTGGTTCTCAAAATCGATGCGGAAGAGATGCGCGCCCCGGGCCGATCAGCGCGTGATGGCGCCTTCCAGGTTTTGGCGGGAATGGGGTTGGTCGTCTTTTTCCTGGTGACCCTGTTGACCCGGCGTCTGGTCCGTCCCCTGGAGGAGGTCAGTGCAGCCATGCAGCTGGTGGGCAGGGAGGGGCAGGAACAACCCGTCATCTACGATCGGCTCGATGAACTCGGGGATCTGGTGGCCGCTTGCAACGCAAGGAGTGCGCGCCTTAACGATGCGCATCGCCGGATTCAGGAAAAAAGCCGACTCCTGGAACGCCAAATGGGTGAACGGGAGCGTCTGGAACGCTCCTGTCAGGAATCCAATCTGCTGTTGGCAAAAATTTTTTCCAATCATCACCTTCTGGTGGCTCATCTGGATTCCCGTGGCAATTTTTTGCGGGTCAACCCCCTGTACGCCGAAGCGGGTGGGCATCCTCCGGAATATTTTATAGGGCGCAATTATCTCGACCTGTTTCCCGACCCCAGCTTGATGGCTCATTTGCAGCAAGTCTTGAACACCGGAAAGCCGTGGATAGCGCATGATCACCCCTTTGAGTTTCCGGACGCCAACCATGCGTCGGGCCGCTATTGGGATTGCTCCCTGGATCCCCTGCACACGCCACGGGGGGAGGTGAGTGGATTGATCTGGCACATGCTGGATGTGACCAGACGCAAAGAGTCTCTCATGGCCCTTGAGGGGAGCGAAAAACGTTATAGGGACTTGTTCGAGAACGCCCCCATTCCCTATTGGGAGGAAGATTTATCCCAGATCAAGGATTTATTGATTGATTTAACCAACAAAGGGGTGGAAGATCTGGGCGCCTACCTGTGTGCGCACGCCGATGTTCTGGAGGAGTGTGTGCGGCGCGTGCATATCACCGATGTCAATCGAGCATCCTTGACTCTCTATGGAGTTGGCGACAAGGGCCAGTTCTGCCGAGTGTTGCCAAAGATCATGACACC
This genomic window contains:
- a CDS encoding PAS domain-containing protein is translated as MKIRTRATFHILPLVLLILAGTTLLHDVVYGYFLDREIHSRLRAVALIQKKRLDDILEWHTERVGLIASRSNLRQALSQYLDQRGDAVGSGVRSLLLEILHATPGFRKITLLNPAGQSVLSTDPGDVGIDHSKEDYFVRAHETVTVGDLFHDEAGELNGRLGGPLLLGRRFLGVLLVESRMHSLLGVVQDDTGLGRSGEAMLVQKSAKGELLRLTPSRFGHSLAKTPMHSGSALGAMIEAGMLGGDREAGDGLDEDGHPVLVFVQPLAKVDWSLVLKIDAEEMRAPGRSARDGAFQVLAGMGLVVFFLVTLLTRRLVRPLEEVSAAMQLVGREGQEQPVIYDRLDELGDLVAACNARSARLNDAHRRIQEKSRLLERQMGERERLERSCQESNLLLAKIFSNHHLLVAHLDSRGNFLRVNPLYAEAGGHPPEYFIGRNYLDLFPDPSLMAHLQQVLNTGKPWIAHDHPFEFPDANHASGRYWDCSLDPLHTPRGEVSGLIWHMLDVTRRKESLMALEGSEKRYRDLFENAPIPYWEEDLSQIKDLLIDLTNKGVEDLGAYLCAHADVLEECVRRVHITDVNRASLTLYGVGDKGQFCRVLPKIMTPESMQTFADGLVALANGENTYSCESRHLSLNGRLLRTMVHVSLTPGHEGDWSRVLVCILDLTLPRDPEGV